A region from the Methanofollis liminatans DSM 4140 genome encodes:
- a CDS encoding winged helix-turn-helix domain-containing protein, translating to MNTEQGINEDIRQIRSEIAELRADVKTFTDQAHHLQATALLAEFRNTCADAIVNGYREAGCDAIGKEANECPLWENCRPVFGNLFGEMLERLRAGELTSGDISLVREKAAALRSKAPFERCSGCHEEAEKQISQQLGMLRAIGAYREESNTGDLVRAMPEDEAAALFSDSLSSPVRIQIVKALYREGKSFTDLSKMTGLRGGNLLFHLEKLQKSGMILQRDERGEYQITCRGYEVLNAVAELLEKLHG from the coding sequence ATGAACACCGAACAGGGCATAAACGAAGATATTCGCCAGATCAGGAGCGAGATCGCCGAACTCAGGGCAGACGTAAAGACGTTCACCGATCAGGCCCACCACCTGCAGGCGACCGCCCTCCTCGCCGAGTTCAGAAACACCTGCGCCGATGCCATCGTGAACGGCTACAGGGAGGCCGGGTGCGACGCAATCGGCAAAGAAGCAAATGAGTGTCCCTTATGGGAAAACTGCCGGCCGGTATTCGGGAACCTCTTCGGAGAGATGCTGGAGCGCCTCAGGGCCGGAGAACTCACGTCCGGGGATATCAGCCTCGTCCGCGAGAAGGCGGCGGCCCTGCGATCGAAGGCGCCGTTCGAACGCTGTTCAGGCTGTCACGAAGAGGCGGAGAAACAGATCAGCCAGCAGCTCGGGATGCTGCGGGCGATCGGGGCGTACAGGGAGGAGAGCAACACCGGCGACCTGGTCAGGGCCATGCCCGAGGATGAGGCCGCCGCCCTCTTCAGCGACTCGCTGAGCAGCCCGGTCAGGATCCAGATCGTCAAGGCCCTCTACCGCGAGGGGAAATCCTTCACCGACCTCTCGAAAATGACCGGCCTGCGCGGGGGAAACCTGCTCTTCCACCTCGAAAAACTTCAGAAGAGCGGCATGATCCTCCAGCGGGACGAGCGGGGCGAGTACCAGATCACCTGCCGCGGCTATGAGGTGCTCAACGCCGTCGCGGAATTGCTGGAGAAACTGCACGGCTGA
- the mnhG gene encoding monovalent cation/H(+) antiporter subunit G, with protein MIEWIIYACIGIGLLFNALGVIGVLRFPDVYTRLHAETKTTTFGTIFLSLAVIVAAGSAYASGGDAASLTLAVHTAIAAAALAFTNATGAHAIARAAHRSGIRPTRARVDRLAEVEE; from the coding sequence ATGATCGAATGGATCATCTATGCATGCATCGGGATCGGCCTGCTCTTCAACGCCCTCGGCGTGATCGGCGTCCTGCGGTTCCCTGACGTCTACACCAGGCTCCACGCCGAGACAAAGACCACCACCTTCGGGACGATATTCCTCAGTCTCGCCGTGATCGTCGCCGCCGGTTCGGCCTATGCCTCAGGGGGAGACGCCGCATCCCTCACCCTCGCCGTCCACACGGCGATCGCCGCCGCCGCCCTGGCGTTCACCAACGCCACCGGCGCCCATGCGATCGCCCGCGCCGCACACCGCTCCGGGATCCGCCCGACGCGGGCCAGGGTCGACCGCCTCGCGGAGGTGGAGGAATGA
- a CDS encoding Na+/H+ antiporter subunit E: protein MRFLLTALSAFALWLLLTAGSGTILLWSAPELLAGGVLALLTGAMARSFFCTKGDYRMANPIRWIVLAAYLIGPFFFELTKANLDVAYRVITGKIRPGIVRISPGLSKDLSVLMLANSITLTPGTLTVDVDEKSGDLFVHMIHIDQGIEKQAVVQPEDVPSFYRFADWIRRIAE from the coding sequence ATGCGATTTTTGCTGACGGCACTCTCTGCCTTCGCCCTCTGGCTGCTGCTGACGGCGGGATCGGGAACGATCCTCCTCTGGTCTGCCCCTGAACTGCTAGCCGGCGGCGTCCTCGCCCTCCTGACCGGGGCGATGGCCAGATCCTTCTTCTGCACGAAGGGGGACTATCGCATGGCAAACCCGATCAGGTGGATCGTGCTTGCGGCCTACCTCATCGGACCGTTCTTCTTCGAGCTCACGAAGGCCAACCTCGACGTGGCCTACCGCGTGATCACCGGGAAGATCAGGCCGGGCATCGTCCGGATTTCTCCGGGGCTCTCAAAAGACCTCTCGGTACTGATGCTCGCGAACTCGATCACCCTCACGCCGGGCACCCTGACCGTCGACGTCGACGAGAAGAGCGGCGACCTCTTCGTGCACATGATCCACATCGATCAGGGCATCGAGAAGCAGGCGGTCGTCCAACCTGAGGACGTCCCGTCGTTTTACCGGTTCGCAGACTGGATCAGGAGGATCGCCGAATGA
- a CDS encoding monovalent cation/H+ antiporter complex subunit F, whose amino-acid sequence MIEPWIPAVLALVVLIALALVRLASGPTAPDRVVALDVVNTLTIAAMILLAIAYGEVIFVDVAIVYALLSFVGTLYIAKYLGGDLP is encoded by the coding sequence ATGATCGAGCCCTGGATCCCGGCGGTGCTCGCCCTCGTCGTGCTCATCGCCCTCGCCCTCGTCAGACTCGCCTCCGGACCGACGGCGCCGGACCGGGTCGTCGCCCTGGATGTGGTGAACACCCTGACCATCGCCGCGATGATCCTGCTGGCGATCGCCTACGGCGAGGTCATCTTCGTGGACGTGGCGATCGTCTACGCCCTCCTCTCCTTCGTGGGCACCCTCTATATCGCAAAATACCTCGGAGGCGACCTGCCATGA
- a CDS encoding HEAT repeat domain-containing protein: protein MVLGYRDVSDMEEQWRAARRYDAFEAEKFNKTMLSALNEIDADLAPPDGIYVCPFCDKISFRYLKKEGEAHLRCSACGSAVTLNNEVWENLRRRIEYLSFTSGYPGIYILHHLIALHEKNSAQSVISGAESRDVEKAIASLSSPDEEVRYRAARYLRIRRPPQAFMSAVAALSSEPVAKIRVMLVQALRSIGGKDAIPHLVAATEDADPAVRNAALHALSSFEGAVVSNVGGRSGGVR, encoded by the coding sequence ATGGTTCTTGGATACAGAGATGTCTCTGATATGGAGGAGCAGTGGAGAGCAGCGCGGAGATATGATGCCTTTGAAGCTGAAAAATTCAATAAAACAATGCTCTCCGCTCTGAATGAGATCGATGCGGATCTCGCGCCTCCAGATGGCATTTACGTGTGCCCGTTCTGCGATAAAATTTCGTTCAGATATCTTAAAAAAGAGGGAGAAGCCCATCTCAGATGTTCTGCATGTGGATCCGCTGTTACCCTGAATAATGAGGTCTGGGAAAATCTCCGCAGGCGCATTGAATATCTTTCCTTCACCTCGGGATATCCGGGGATCTATATTCTCCATCATCTTATCGCTCTCCACGAAAAAAATAGCGCTCAATCCGTCATTTCTGGTGCAGAAAGCAGGGATGTCGAAAAAGCCATCGCTTCTCTCTCCAGTCCTGATGAGGAGGTTCGATACAGGGCCGCACGCTACCTCCGCATCCGCCGTCCGCCGCAGGCATTCATGTCTGCGGTCGCTGCTCTCAGCTCCGAACCGGTAGCGAAGATCAGGGTGATGCTCGTGCAGGCCCTCCGGTCTATCGGCGGAAAGGATGCGATCCCGCATCTCGTCGCGGCGACCGAAGACGCCGATCCCGCCGTCAGAAACGCCGCTCTTCATGCCCTCTCATCGTTCGAGGGGGCCGTTGTTAGTAACGTGGGCGGGCGCTCTGGCGGCGTTCGGTAA